In Prochlorococcus marinus XMU1404, the following proteins share a genomic window:
- a CDS encoding NAD(P)H-quinone oxidoreductase subunit N: protein MPNEIFTINLNAQAIIPEAFILLGIVGTLLVDLAGEKTASKWAPIICYLSIGSSLVSLALQWSNPVESAFLGSFNSDNLAIAFRAIISLSTLISLLISWRYTEQSGSPIGEFAAIVLSATLGAMLLCGSTDLISLFISLETLSVASYLLSGYLKRDPRSSEAALKYLLVGSAAAAVYLYGASFLYGLSGSTNLAIIGSEIINKPSFITSLSLVFVLSTVAFKIAAVPFHQWTPDVYEGSPTPVVAFLSVGSKTAGFAFAIRILSTTFSSFDDEWKLLFTILAILSMALGNVVALAQTSMKRMLAYSSIGQAGFVMIGIVSGTQDGLSAAVLYLAAYLFMNLGAFSCVILFSLRTGSDRILDYSGLYQKDPLITLGLSLCLLSLGGLPPMLGFFGKIYLFFAGWANHQYLLVIVGLVTSVISIYYYISVIKMMVVKEPQEASEIVKSYPEINWGIVGLPPLRIALYTCVAVTALGGILSNPLFKLANTAVSETPFLQDILAITNNIT from the coding sequence GTGCCCAACGAAATCTTTACAATTAATTTAAACGCCCAAGCCATAATTCCAGAGGCTTTTATTTTACTAGGTATTGTTGGGACACTTCTTGTAGATTTAGCTGGAGAAAAAACTGCATCAAAATGGGCACCAATAATCTGCTATTTATCAATTGGCAGCTCTCTTGTTAGTTTGGCCTTGCAATGGAGTAATCCAGTGGAAAGTGCCTTTCTTGGATCCTTTAATTCAGATAATTTAGCAATCGCATTTAGAGCAATAATATCTTTATCAACTTTAATCTCTTTACTTATAAGTTGGCGCTATACAGAACAAAGTGGAAGTCCTATTGGCGAATTCGCAGCGATAGTTCTTTCCGCAACTCTTGGTGCAATGCTTTTGTGTGGATCTACTGACCTTATTAGTTTATTTATATCTCTTGAGACTTTATCGGTTGCGAGCTATTTGCTATCTGGTTACCTCAAGAGAGACCCACGGAGTTCAGAGGCTGCTTTAAAATATTTACTTGTTGGTTCGGCGGCTGCTGCTGTCTACTTGTATGGCGCCTCTTTCCTTTATGGTTTAAGTGGTTCTACAAACTTAGCAATAATTGGTTCCGAGATTATAAACAAACCCTCATTCATTACCTCTCTATCTCTCGTATTTGTCTTATCAACCGTTGCTTTTAAAATCGCTGCAGTTCCTTTTCATCAATGGACTCCAGATGTGTATGAGGGATCACCTACACCTGTAGTGGCTTTTTTGTCTGTTGGGTCAAAAACAGCTGGGTTTGCATTTGCGATAAGAATATTGAGCACTACCTTCTCTTCTTTCGATGATGAATGGAAACTTTTATTTACTATATTAGCCATATTGAGCATGGCTCTTGGAAATGTTGTAGCCCTTGCTCAAACCTCAATGAAAAGGATGTTAGCTTACAGTTCTATTGGACAAGCTGGATTTGTAATGATTGGAATAGTATCTGGGACTCAAGATGGTTTATCGGCGGCTGTTTTATATTTAGCTGCATATTTGTTTATGAATTTAGGTGCTTTTTCTTGTGTAATACTTTTCTCTCTAAGAACCGGTTCTGACAGAATTCTTGATTACTCAGGACTTTACCAAAAAGATCCTCTCATTACCCTAGGATTAAGCCTATGTCTTCTTTCTCTTGGAGGTTTACCTCCAATGTTGGGATTTTTTGGAAAGATATATTTATTCTTTGCTGGTTGGGCGAATCATCAATACCTATTAGTAATAGTTGGACTTGTAACTTCAGTAATTTCTATTTATTACTACATTTCAGTGATAAAAATGATGGTAGTTAAAGAACCACAGGAAGCTTCAGAAATAGTCAAATCATATCCTGAAATTAATTGGGGAATTGTAGGTTTACCTCCATTGAGAATTGCGCTTTATACTTGCGTGGCGGTAACAGCTCTTGGAGGAATCCTTTCTAATCCTCTTTTTAAATTAGCTAACACAGCAGTTTCAGAAACTCCTTTTTTACAAGATATTCTGGCCATAACAAACAATATTACTTAG
- the topA gene encoding type I DNA topoisomerase: MDHTLVIVESPTKAKTIRKFLPSNYEVLASMGHVRDLPKGAAEIPAAVKKEKWSRIGVNTGEDFEPLYIVPKDKKKVVKELKDALKNATQLLLATDEDREGESISWHLLQILKPKIPTKRMVFHEITKKAINKALDRTREIDMELVQAQETRRILDRLFGYELSPLLWKKVAPRLSAGRVQSVSVRLLVRRERERRSFKKANYWGMKASLLKDNVTFETKLFSLNGQRISNGSDFDEQTGKLKKGNKSLIIGEEKVNELLKTFSSEDWVVSNIEKKPSTRKPVPPFTTSTLQQEANRKLRLSARETMRCAQGLYERGFITYMRTDSVHLSEQATRAARECVSSMYGKEYLSNSPRKFNSTARNAQEAHEAIRPAGEVFKTPKETKLTGRDLSLYDLIWKRTVASQMAEARLTMINAEISVGNGLFKSSGKSIDFAGFFRAYVEGSDDPSSSLEQQEIILPKLTIGTCLEVTKKESTFHETKPPARYTEAALVKVLEKEGIGRPSTYASIIGTIVDRGYANISSNTLAPTFTAFAVTALLEEHFPDLVDTTFTAKMESSLDEISSGNLEWLPYLETFYKGKNGLEVKVQKTEGDIDGKAYRQVDFEDLPCVVRIGSNGPWLEGIKIDESGNEIQAKGNLPMDITPGDLDIKQVDQILSGPSDLGTDPKTGEKVFLRFGPYGPYVQLGNNDQAKAKPRRASLPKELKTDDLTLDEALILLSLPRLLGAHPEGGVVEADRGRFGPYIKWIKNENESENRSLKKEDDVFTVELKRALEILAMPKMGRGGQEVLKDFGKPKEFKEKIQILNGRYGVYLKCGKTNVSLAKDTDLEKFSVDDAVVLLEEKLKDQKVSTSKKTKVSNKKNIRKRKS; encoded by the coding sequence TTGGATCACACACTTGTTATTGTTGAAAGTCCCACCAAAGCAAAAACTATAAGAAAGTTTTTGCCTTCTAATTATGAAGTTCTTGCTTCAATGGGGCACGTAAGAGATCTTCCAAAAGGAGCTGCCGAAATCCCTGCTGCAGTTAAAAAAGAAAAATGGTCAAGGATAGGAGTTAATACAGGAGAAGATTTTGAACCACTTTACATAGTCCCAAAAGATAAGAAAAAGGTTGTTAAAGAACTGAAAGATGCATTGAAAAATGCGACCCAACTATTATTGGCAACTGATGAAGATAGAGAGGGAGAGAGTATTAGCTGGCATCTTCTACAAATACTTAAGCCTAAAATACCAACTAAGAGAATGGTTTTTCATGAAATTACAAAAAAGGCAATTAATAAGGCTTTAGATCGAACAAGAGAAATTGATATGGAACTTGTTCAGGCTCAAGAAACCAGGAGAATCTTGGACAGGCTTTTTGGATATGAATTATCACCTTTACTTTGGAAGAAAGTAGCTCCCCGATTATCTGCTGGCCGTGTTCAATCAGTTTCTGTAAGACTTCTTGTTAGAAGAGAGAGAGAAAGAAGATCCTTTAAAAAAGCTAACTACTGGGGTATGAAAGCTTCCCTATTAAAAGATAATGTTACTTTCGAAACTAAATTATTTAGCTTAAACGGTCAAAGAATTTCTAATGGTTCTGATTTCGATGAACAGACTGGCAAATTAAAAAAAGGAAATAAATCTTTAATAATTGGAGAAGAAAAAGTAAATGAATTATTGAAGACTTTTTCCTCTGAAGATTGGGTTGTCTCAAATATTGAAAAAAAACCATCCACGCGAAAGCCAGTTCCTCCATTTACAACTAGTACATTGCAACAAGAAGCAAACAGAAAGCTTCGTTTGTCTGCAAGAGAAACTATGAGATGTGCACAAGGCCTATATGAGAGAGGTTTTATAACATATATGAGGACTGATTCAGTTCATCTTTCCGAACAAGCAACAAGAGCTGCTAGAGAATGCGTCAGTTCTATGTATGGAAAAGAATATTTATCTAACTCACCAAGAAAATTTAATTCAACTGCTAGGAATGCTCAAGAAGCCCATGAAGCTATTAGGCCGGCAGGTGAGGTATTTAAAACACCAAAAGAAACCAAACTAACTGGTAGAGACTTATCTCTTTACGATTTAATTTGGAAAAGAACTGTAGCGAGTCAAATGGCTGAAGCTAGGCTAACAATGATTAATGCTGAAATTAGTGTGGGGAATGGGTTATTTAAATCGAGCGGCAAAAGTATTGATTTCGCAGGATTCTTCAGAGCTTATGTTGAAGGAAGTGATGACCCAAGTTCATCCCTCGAACAACAAGAAATTATTCTCCCAAAATTAACAATTGGAACATGTCTTGAAGTTACTAAAAAAGAATCTACTTTTCATGAAACCAAACCACCTGCAAGATATACAGAGGCTGCATTAGTTAAAGTTCTTGAAAAAGAAGGGATTGGAAGACCTTCTACCTACGCAAGCATTATTGGGACAATTGTTGATAGAGGTTATGCAAATATATCTTCCAATACTTTGGCTCCAACGTTCACAGCTTTTGCTGTAACCGCTCTATTAGAAGAACATTTTCCTGATCTAGTTGATACTACTTTTACTGCAAAAATGGAATCTTCATTGGATGAAATATCTTCAGGTAATCTTGAGTGGCTACCATATCTCGAGACTTTTTATAAAGGTAAAAATGGTTTGGAGGTGAAAGTTCAGAAAACAGAGGGTGATATTGATGGTAAAGCTTATAGACAAGTTGATTTCGAAGACCTTCCTTGCGTAGTCAGAATAGGCTCTAACGGACCTTGGCTAGAGGGTATAAAAATTGATGAATCTGGTAATGAAATACAAGCGAAAGGTAATCTTCCAATGGATATTACTCCTGGGGATTTAGATATAAAGCAAGTTGATCAGATTTTAAGTGGTCCATCAGATCTTGGAACGGATCCAAAAACTGGGGAAAAAGTTTTTTTAAGATTTGGCCCTTACGGACCTTACGTACAATTGGGAAATAATGATCAAGCTAAAGCTAAACCAAGAAGAGCTTCATTACCCAAAGAGTTGAAAACTGATGATTTAACTTTAGATGAGGCTCTTATACTTTTAAGTCTGCCTAGATTATTAGGAGCTCATCCTGAAGGAGGTGTTGTTGAGGCTGACAGAGGAAGATTTGGCCCTTATATTAAATGGATTAAAAATGAAAATGAATCTGAAAACAGATCATTAAAAAAAGAAGATGATGTTTTTACCGTTGAACTCAAACGAGCATTAGAAATCCTTGCGATGCCGAAAATGGGTAGAGGAGGTCAAGAGGTACTTAAAGACTTTGGAAAACCAAAAGAATTCAAAGAAAAAATTCAAATATTAAATGGAAGATATGGGGTCTATTTAAAATGTGGCAAAACTAACGTTTCGCTTGCTAAAGATACTGATTTAGAAAAATTTTCAGTAGATGATGCAGTAGTTCTTCTGGAAGAAAAACTAAAAGATCAAAAAGTATCTACTTCGAAAAAAACTAAAGTAAGTAATAAAAAAAATATAAGGAAAAGGAAAAGTTAG